The bacterium nucleotide sequence CTTCAACAACTGCGCAAAGCAGCCTTTACTGTGATAATTGTAGGACACAAACGGATTGGTTTCCACGTGTCGCGGATTGTCCCGAAGCGATGCGACCGTATCGCGATCGAAACTCTGGCCGTCCAAGAGATAGCGCGTTAACCCACGGTTGAGCAAATCGACCATGAACCGCGTGCTACCGCCGCGGACAAAGTCAGCAGTGACGCCGGCCGCGGCCATATAATCGGCCATAAATTTGACAAACGCCAGCGACACCCCGCCGGCGCCGGCTTGGAAAGAAAAGCCGGGTTCGGTCATCAGACCTGAATCGCGGACAAAACGCGCGGCGTATTCAGCGATGAGCAAACGGGTAGGACTGCGGGTGATCTCGGTAGTGCCGGAGACGATCTGTGTGGGATCGCCGATGCGATCCACCTGCACAACATAATCCACATGGCCGCCCTCGATGGTCCAGGGATGGCAGGGAAACGGCACCAGATGATCGGTGACCACCACGACCTGGTCCGCCCACAACGAATCGGCCAGGGCGAAACCGAGCGGTCCACAGGCGGACGGCCCGTTCAGCCCATTGGCGTTGCCGTGCACGTCGCTGCAGGGGGCGGCGATGAACGCCACATCGATGTGCAGGTCGCCATCCTGAATAGCGCGAAAGCGACCGCCGTGAGACCGCAGCACCGCGGCTTTTTTCATTCTGCCTAACGAACAGGCGCGGCCGATGGGGCCGTTCATGGATCCTTCAACATGAGAGATCACGCCGGACTCGATCAACGGCACCAATTTTTCATGGGTGGGGAACAGCGCGGACGGCGCCAGCACCAGATCCCTCAAACCGCGCTGCGCCAGCTTTTCCATCACCAGATTGATGAGCATATCGCCGTTGCGCAGATGATGATGAAACGAGATGGTCATGCCATCGCGAATGGCGCACGCCTCGATGGCGGCATCCAGATCCGGGAGCAGCTTGTTGGAATATTGAGCGGCTGCATGGATGCGGCCGCCGTAGCCGGTTCCTCCGGCTTGATCAGCGTATGGGCCGGCAAAGGGTTTCAGCCGGCGTCCCTCCAGTTCGGTCGGCACCAGGCGGCCGATCGCATTGGCGATAAAATCCATAACCGGTCCTTTTATGAGAAAAGACACACCGCCCCAAAGTCAAAGCAGGCCGTATTCTTTGGCCAGGGTCAAGGTGCGTTCCGCGCGCATCAGCACAGGCGCATCGATCATCTTCCCGTTCAGCGCCGTGACGCCTGAGCCGCTTGCCAGCGCCTCTTTCATGGCCGCAACGATCTGTTGCGCTTTATCGATCTGTTCCGGCGTCGGATGAAAAGCCTGATGGATCGGCTTGATCTGGCTGGGATGAATGACCCCTTTGCCGTCAAAGCCCAGGGCCACCGCCTCCTGCGCACTGGCCTTCAGGCCGGCTTCATCCAGCACATTGGCATAGACCGTGTCCAGCGCCTGCAGTCCCGCCGCTTTGGCGGCCAACAGCATCTGACTGCGCGCCACAAAACTTTCCCGGCCGTCAGCCGTGCGTTCCGCCCCGATGTCAGCGGTGAAATCCTCTGCACCAAAGCAGAGCGCCACCAAGCGATCACTGGTCAGCGCAATCTCTGCAGCGTTGACAACCCCTTTCGCTGATTCGATCAGGGCGATAAGAGGCAGCGGATGAACCAGCCCGAACCGTTTTTCCAGGCTGGAGATCATCTCCTCCACCTTGAGGATATCGTTACGGCTCTCACATTTTGGGATGAGCAGAGCGTCCGGCGCCATGGGAACGATCGAATCGAGATCCTCGCCGCCATAGGGCGAGGTAAGGGGATTTATGCGCACGATTCTTTCCGAGAAACCAAAATCCACCTTCGCCAGGGCATGGCGAACAAGAACCCGCGCCGCAGCTTTTTCAGCAGGCGCCACCGAATCCTCCAGGTCCAGGATCAGGCAATCTGCGCCGTAGAGTCCGGCGTTAATCATCAAGTCCGGATTATTGCCCGGCAAATAGAGCCGGGTTCGGCGCAGCCGTTTACGCTGCGGGGCGGCAGCGGGCCGCACGGCCAGTGTGAGCTTTTTGCCCGTTACCGGGCTCACCGCCGCCTCCAAGCGCGCGGCGATGACAAAATCCAACGCCCCCTGGTCTTTCACCACCACACGGGCGCCTGCAAGGCCCAGCTCGGTCAGCGTGCGGTCGATCACCTCCAGCAGGTGCGTGCCGAACAGAGCTTTTACCGAACTCTGCAGATGAATCTCTCGGGCCGGCGCCGGGGTCCATTCGATCCACACGTCGCCTTTTTGCTCGCGGCCGGCGCAATAACGTTCGTTGATCTCGGACATATCGTTATGCTTTTCCATGGAGGGTGGATAGATTCTCGCGGTGATCGTTCGAACCGGCCTGTTTCTGAAACCGATTTCACTGGGCGTTCGCGTGCAGGCAGAGCGACCGATCGTGGCTGCGGCTGGGTCAGAAGCCCTTCCAGCGCAGCACCGGTATAATATTAAAAAGCGTCCGAATATACAAGAAAAAAGATGCAGTAATCCTGAACAAGAAAACTGTTTTATTTATCAGGAATTGTTTGTACACTGGAAAACGAATCACAATCCATGAATACAAGGGAGAAAGATCATGTTTGACGAACCCGTTTCCCGCCGTCAATTCGGCAGATGGACGTTGGCCGCAACCGCTCTGGGAACCCTGGCCGCTGGATGCAACACAAAAAAAAAGCTCGGTATCGGCATCCAGCTATACACCCTGCGCGATCTGATGCAGAACGATTTTACCGGCACGCTGGAAAAAGTGGCGGGCCTGGGATATCCCGCCGTCGAGTTTGCCGGTTACGGCGGTCTTTCAGCGCCACAGGTGCGCGATCTGCTGAAGCGGTTGAATCTGCGCTGCTGCGGCACTCATGAGGGCTATGGCGCGTTGACGCCGGAGACGCTGGAAAAAACCATCGCATTCAACGCCGCCATCGCCAATCCCTACATCA carries:
- the citF gene encoding citrate lyase subunit alpha is translated as MDFIANAIGRLVPTELEGRRLKPFAGPYADQAGGTGYGGRIHAAAQYSNKLLPDLDAAIEACAIRDGMTISFHHHLRNGDMLINLVMEKLAQRGLRDLVLAPSALFPTHEKLVPLIESGVISHVEGSMNGPIGRACSLGRMKKAAVLRSHGGRFRAIQDGDLHIDVAFIAAPCSDVHGNANGLNGPSACGPLGFALADSLWADQVVVVTDHLVPFPCHPWTIEGGHVDYVVQVDRIGDPTQIVSGTTEITRSPTRLLIAEYAARFVRDSGLMTEPGFSFQAGAGGVSLAFVKFMADYMAAAGVTADFVRGGSTRFMVDLLNRGLTRYLLDGQSFDRDTVASLRDNPRHVETNPFVSYNYHSKGCFAQLLKVSVLGATEVDLDFNVNVNTHSDGWLLHGIGGFTDAADAHVTMITAPLVRNRVPIILDRVTTVTAPGEMIDVIVTERGIAINPRRGDLQDRLRHSSLPIVPIEKLAAMAIAMTGVPEKPQFSDRVVALIEFRDGTIIDVVRQLIPRE
- a CDS encoding HpcH/HpaI aldolase/citrate lyase family protein, which gives rise to MINAGLYGADCLILDLEDSVAPAEKAAARVLVRHALAKVDFGFSERIVRINPLTSPYGGEDLDSIVPMAPDALLIPKCESRNDILKVEEMISSLEKRFGLVHPLPLIALIESAKGVVNAAEIALTSDRLVALCFGAEDFTADIGAERTADGRESFVARSQMLLAAKAAGLQALDTVYANVLDEAGLKASAQEAVALGFDGKGVIHPSQIKPIHQAFHPTPEQIDKAQQIVAAMKEALASGSGVTALNGKMIDAPVLMRAERTLTLAKEYGLL